In a single window of the Olivibacter sp. SDN3 genome:
- a CDS encoding ROK family protein: MNNSIVVGCDIGGSHISAALVDLDKKTLIKETFVRQSVNSNEGVSSIIDAWSNCITNTLKKGAIEKTAVGIAIPGPFDYEHGISLMKNQNKYEALYGVDVKELLAKKLGITSSQLTFMNDAACFLQGEMFAGAGTTFTRSVGLTLGTGLGSALYLNGHAVDGDLWCAAFRDGIAEDYLSGSWLKNSYLARTGRNVEHVKALCELVPADGQAEALLREFGRTLGEFVVEHLLDDKPDGLILGGNIAKAHPLFLSETKKVLAQQEQELPIKIAELGEMAAIYGAAGALK, from the coding sequence ATGAATAACTCTATTGTTGTAGGTTGCGATATTGGTGGGTCACATATTTCGGCCGCATTGGTCGATTTAGATAAAAAGACGCTTATCAAGGAAACTTTTGTTAGACAATCGGTGAATTCAAATGAGGGAGTATCTTCCATTATTGATGCTTGGAGCAATTGCATAACAAATACGCTTAAAAAGGGAGCAATAGAGAAGACTGCTGTTGGCATTGCTATCCCCGGACCCTTTGATTACGAACATGGCATTAGTCTGATGAAGAATCAGAACAAATATGAGGCGTTATATGGTGTTGATGTTAAGGAACTTTTAGCCAAAAAGCTGGGGATAACATCTTCGCAGTTAACGTTTATGAATGATGCGGCTTGCTTCCTACAAGGTGAAATGTTCGCCGGAGCCGGTACAACATTTACGCGATCGGTAGGGCTGACTTTGGGAACAGGGCTTGGCAGTGCTTTATATCTAAATGGACATGCCGTGGATGGCGATTTGTGGTGCGCGGCTTTTAGAGACGGTATTGCGGAAGACTATTTGTCTGGCAGCTGGTTGAAAAATAGTTACTTAGCGCGTACTGGGAGAAATGTCGAACATGTAAAGGCCTTATGTGAGTTGGTGCCTGCCGATGGTCAAGCTGAAGCATTACTCCGCGAATTTGGTCGGACATTAGGGGAGTTTGTTGTGGAGCATTTACTGGACGACAAACCTGACGGCCTTATATTGGGAGGTAATATAGCAAAGGCACACCCCTTATTTTTGTCAGAAACAAAAAAGGTACTAGCTCAACAAGAACAGGAGCTACCTATCAAAATTGCAGAACTGGGAGAAATGGCTGCCATCTATGGTGCAGCCGGGGCATTAAAATAA
- a CDS encoding response regulator transcription factor, which produces MSIHRQNISLLIVDDHPVVLEGMKALLLDSDLVEVSACCGSGSETLSFLQEQTVDVVLLDINLPDVSGIDLCKQIKQLRPNTHVIAISNYNERSMVTKMLQNGATGYVLKNASAEEIINAIKTVVNKKVYFSEEVQQSLFEVALEDPLDLPKLTRREQEVLRCIAEGKTTAEIGELLFISPHTVETHRKNLMQKFNVSNAAALIRVATQYQLI; this is translated from the coding sequence ATGTCAATACACAGACAGAACATATCCCTGCTTATAGTGGATGATCATCCAGTAGTGCTGGAAGGAATGAAAGCATTATTGTTAGATAGTGATTTAGTGGAAGTAAGCGCCTGCTGCGGAAGTGGAAGCGAGACACTATCTTTTCTACAGGAGCAAACGGTAGACGTAGTGCTATTAGACATTAATTTGCCCGATGTGAGTGGCATTGACCTCTGTAAGCAAATCAAACAACTACGTCCAAATACCCATGTTATCGCTATTAGCAATTACAACGAGCGGAGCATGGTTACCAAGATGTTACAGAATGGAGCTACCGGTTACGTGTTGAAAAATGCCTCCGCAGAAGAGATTATCAACGCGATCAAAACAGTCGTTAATAAAAAAGTATATTTCAGTGAAGAAGTGCAGCAATCGCTTTTTGAGGTTGCTCTGGAAGACCCCCTGGACTTACCAAAGCTCACCCGTCGGGAACAAGAAGTGCTGCGTTGCATTGCTGAAGGTAAAACAACCGCTGAAATTGGCGAGTTACTTTTTATAAGCCCCCATACAGTCGAGACCCACCGAAAAAATCTCATGCAAAAATTCAATGTATCTAATGCTGCTGCCCTAATACGGGTGGCAACCCAGTACCAATTGATTTGA
- the uvrB gene encoding excinuclease ABC subunit UvrB yields MKFKLSSTYVPTGDQPEAIRQLVAGVNTGEHYQTLLGVTGSGKTFTVANVIANTQKPTLILSHNKTLAAQLYGEMKQFFPENAVNYFVSYYDYYQPEAYIATSNTYIEKDLQINDEIEKLRLRTTSALMSGRRDIVVVSSISCIYGMGNPEDFSRSVFRFGVGTTISRNAFLHRLVEILYVRTTAEFKRATFRVKGDTVDVFPAYMDEAYRITFFGDEIEELSVIDPVSGKTYEKMENMALFPANLFVTPKEKFSQSIWAIQDELVQRKEQLVKDGRMLEAKRLEERVNYDLEMMRELGYCSGIENYSRFFDGRQPGMRPFCLLDYFPEDYLMVIDESHVTVPQIRAMYGGDRSRKISLVEYGFRLPAALDNRPLNFQEFESLAPQTIYVSATPGDYELQQTEGVVVEQVIRPTGLLDPTIEIRPVINQVDDLLDEVDIVTKEGGRVLVTTLTKRMSEELTKYMTRLGIKVRYIHSEIKTLERVEILRGLRLGEFDVLVGINLLREGLDLPEVSLVAILDADKEGFLRSQTSLIQTIGRAARNDKGRVIMYADSITDSMRATIDETNRRREKQVKYNEEHSITPRTVGKSREAIMEQTSVADFKGGVARAYIDPDPASSVAADPVVQYMNEAQLQKAVDNARKDMERAAKEMDFLQAAKLRDEMFALEKTLQERYGK; encoded by the coding sequence ATGAAATTTAAATTGTCTTCCACATACGTGCCAACCGGTGATCAGCCAGAAGCTATCCGACAGTTGGTAGCAGGTGTTAATACCGGCGAACATTATCAAACACTCCTGGGAGTAACGGGGTCCGGAAAAACGTTTACGGTGGCAAACGTCATTGCCAATACACAGAAACCAACATTGATTTTAAGTCATAATAAGACATTGGCTGCGCAGCTATATGGTGAAATGAAGCAGTTTTTTCCCGAAAACGCGGTCAATTATTTTGTCTCATACTATGATTATTACCAACCGGAGGCGTATATAGCAACCTCCAATACCTATATCGAAAAAGATCTCCAGATAAACGATGAGATAGAGAAGCTGCGCCTACGGACCACATCAGCATTGATGTCCGGAAGAAGAGATATTGTGGTAGTTTCTTCCATCTCCTGCATTTATGGTATGGGAAATCCAGAAGATTTCTCGCGTTCGGTCTTCCGTTTCGGGGTAGGTACCACCATTAGTCGCAATGCATTTCTGCACCGATTGGTGGAGATTTTATATGTACGTACAACAGCAGAATTTAAGCGGGCTACTTTTCGGGTAAAAGGAGATACCGTAGACGTCTTCCCTGCGTATATGGATGAGGCTTACCGCATCACGTTTTTTGGTGATGAAATTGAAGAGCTAAGCGTGATTGACCCCGTTTCGGGGAAAACCTATGAGAAAATGGAAAATATGGCGCTTTTCCCTGCTAATTTATTCGTTACCCCAAAAGAAAAATTCAGTCAATCCATATGGGCTATACAGGATGAACTTGTACAGCGAAAAGAGCAATTGGTTAAGGATGGAAGGATGTTGGAGGCCAAACGCCTGGAGGAGCGGGTTAATTATGATTTGGAAATGATGAGAGAGTTAGGGTACTGCAGTGGCATCGAAAATTATTCCCGATTTTTCGACGGCAGACAACCCGGTATGCGACCTTTCTGTTTACTCGACTATTTTCCGGAAGATTACCTTATGGTAATTGATGAGAGCCATGTCACGGTACCGCAGATCAGGGCAATGTACGGTGGCGACCGCTCACGTAAAATTTCGTTGGTAGAATATGGTTTCCGATTACCTGCAGCATTGGACAACCGACCGCTAAACTTTCAGGAGTTTGAATCCCTTGCTCCGCAAACAATCTATGTAAGCGCAACACCTGGCGATTATGAACTGCAACAAACAGAAGGTGTGGTGGTAGAACAGGTTATTAGGCCTACGGGATTGCTAGATCCTACCATAGAAATCCGTCCGGTTATCAATCAGGTGGACGATTTGTTAGACGAGGTAGATATCGTTACCAAAGAAGGCGGACGGGTATTGGTTACCACGCTTACCAAAAGGATGTCTGAAGAACTGACAAAATACATGACACGTTTAGGTATTAAAGTGAGGTATATACATTCTGAAATAAAAACACTCGAACGGGTAGAGATATTACGAGGACTTCGTTTAGGAGAATTTGATGTATTGGTAGGGATAAATCTCTTGCGCGAAGGTTTGGATTTGCCTGAAGTTAGTTTGGTGGCTATCCTTGATGCAGATAAAGAAGGTTTTTTACGTTCGCAAACATCTCTTATACAAACCATCGGAAGAGCAGCGAGAAATGACAAGGGCAGAGTGATTATGTATGCAGATAGTATTACGGATAGCATGCGGGCAACTATCGATGAAACGAATAGAAGAAGGGAGAAGCAGGTAAAATATAATGAAGAGCACAGTATAACACCACGTACTGTAGGGAAATCTCGTGAAGCCATTATGGAACAAACGTCGGTGGCCGACTTTAAAGGAGGTGTCGCCAGAGCCTATATAGATCCTGATCCGGCAAGTAGCGTGGCAGCGGATCCCGTCGTTCAGTATATGAACGAAGCACAGCTTCAAAAAGCGGTAGATAACGCCCGGAAAGATATGGAGAGAGCGGCTAAAGAAATGGATTTCCTACAGGCTGCAAAACTGAGAGATGAGATGTTTGCTTTGGAGAAAACACTGCAAGAGCGTTACGGTAAATAA
- a CDS encoding MBL fold metallo-hydrolase, translating into MRAFSLYEGSYSVDSTKKFIPFDPEKDDKKDRKGSLFIHVHPFLIQTAKDLILLDTGLGFKDDDGTLILHKNIKKFGFSLQDVSLVLLSHLHQDHASGMVFEKDGKLQLSFPEADYVVSRGEWEAGYSGQSDSYKTEVFDVLQRSGNLQLVEGDGIVNEQISYEHSGGHTEFHQVFHIAEDKAHYFFGGDELPEPEQLLRKFAAKYDFDGKKAMHLREEYGSRAAKEDWTCMFYHSTKAPFGKVEEIEGGFKVHPASS; encoded by the coding sequence ATGCGGGCATTTTCTTTATATGAAGGGTCTTATTCGGTAGACAGCACTAAAAAATTTATCCCTTTTGATCCGGAGAAAGATGATAAAAAAGACAGGAAAGGTTCTTTATTCATTCATGTACACCCATTTTTAATTCAGACAGCTAAAGATTTGATATTGTTGGATACCGGACTTGGCTTTAAGGATGATGACGGGACATTAATTTTACACAAAAACATTAAAAAGTTTGGTTTTTCACTTCAGGACGTCAGCCTGGTACTGCTTTCGCATCTACATCAAGACCATGCCAGCGGTATGGTTTTCGAAAAAGACGGAAAACTGCAACTATCCTTTCCAGAGGCTGATTACGTGGTATCAAGAGGTGAATGGGAGGCGGGTTATAGCGGTCAGTCAGATTCGTATAAGACGGAGGTGTTCGATGTATTACAACGCAGCGGCAACCTTCAACTTGTTGAGGGAGATGGCATAGTGAACGAGCAGATCAGTTACGAGCACAGCGGTGGCCATACGGAGTTTCATCAGGTTTTCCATATCGCAGAGGATAAAGCACATTATTTTTTTGGAGGCGATGAACTGCCCGAGCCCGAACAGTTATTGAGAAAATTTGCAGCAAAATACGATTTTGACGGAAAAAAGGCGATGCATCTTCGGGAAGAATATGGATCGCGAGCAGCAAAGGAAGACTGGACCTGCATGTTCTATCATTCTACCAAGGCGCCTTTTGGTAAAGTTGAGGAAATAGAAGGTGGATTTAAGGTACATCCAGCAAGTTCATAA
- a CDS encoding RNA polymerase sigma-70 factor — translation MESKDLIHRLSEEELFKKYYPRLCDFALRYVQDEHLAEDLVQDAFVSFLENKHQVATDDNALKAFLYSCVKFACLNRLRHKKVKKRIEASMDANPVEDPKFLEAIVHAEIMGKIHEAINELPKGCYLIFKEGYLEGLSNQDLAKKLGISINTVKSQKQRGLMLLKRKYITGNLRSSSAAYI, via the coding sequence ATGGAAAGCAAAGATCTTATACATAGGCTGTCAGAAGAAGAACTCTTTAAGAAATATTATCCCAGATTATGTGATTTTGCTTTAAGGTATGTGCAGGACGAGCATTTGGCAGAGGATCTGGTGCAAGATGCTTTTGTTTCTTTTTTGGAAAATAAACACCAAGTGGCTACTGATGATAACGCCCTGAAAGCTTTCTTATACTCCTGCGTCAAATTTGCATGCCTTAACCGATTGCGACATAAGAAAGTTAAAAAACGTATAGAAGCCAGTATGGATGCCAACCCCGTCGAAGATCCTAAATTTTTGGAAGCTATTGTTCATGCTGAAATTATGGGGAAGATCCATGAAGCAATTAACGAACTCCCTAAAGGATGCTATTTAATATTTAAAGAAGGTTATCTCGAAGGACTAAGTAATCAGGATTTAGCCAAAAAGTTAGGTATTAGCATCAATACGGTTAAGAGCCAGAAGCAGCGTGGGTTAATGTTGTTGAAACGGAAATATATCACCGGAAACCTTCGATCTAGCTCAGCTGCTTATATATAG
- a CDS encoding discoidin domain-containing protein → MLIDLFVANRSAGLLRKNTVDMGEARDVDGFFFAQKNGDRKIKELEVQVSNDNGSWESIGLFGFANIDGE, encoded by the coding sequence ATGCTAATCGATTTATTTGTAGCAAATAGATCTGCCGGTTTACTTAGAAAGAACACAGTAGATATGGGCGAAGCAAGGGATGTAGATGGTTTTTTCTTTGCCCAGAAAAATGGCGATCGAAAGATCAAAGAATTGGAAGTGCAAGTCAGCAATGATAATGGATCTTGGGAGAGCATTGGCTTGTTTGGGTTTGCGAATATAGATGGCGAATAG
- a CDS encoding YjjG family noncanonical pyrimidine nucleotidase produces MQYTHKKHIFFDLDHTLWDFDKNAEETLSELFTVYKFPDLGINSADKFIETYHRNNQRVWALYHNGVIDKDELRRARFADTFSELGISPTLFPEAFETDYLRLCPHKTNLFPGVHDTLAYLRENYVLHLISNGFKDAAAIKIVKTGIKKYFSQIIISEDVGVHKPHPAIYSHSLVAAQANKEESVMIGDSIEADIRGAQAFGLDAIYFNPNGLEEPADVKKSIRELAELTRLF; encoded by the coding sequence ATGCAATATACGCACAAAAAGCATATTTTCTTTGATTTAGATCATACTTTGTGGGATTTTGACAAAAATGCGGAAGAAACCCTATCAGAACTTTTTACGGTTTATAAATTTCCTGATTTAGGTATAAATTCTGCTGATAAGTTTATTGAAACATACCATAGAAACAACCAGCGGGTATGGGCCCTTTACCATAACGGAGTCATCGATAAGGACGAACTACGGCGGGCGAGGTTTGCGGACACATTTAGTGAGCTCGGCATTTCGCCGACACTTTTCCCCGAGGCTTTTGAAACCGATTATTTGAGGTTATGCCCTCATAAAACCAATTTGTTTCCGGGAGTGCATGATACACTGGCATATTTGCGGGAAAATTATGTGCTGCATCTAATCTCCAATGGTTTCAAGGACGCAGCTGCGATCAAAATCGTTAAAACAGGTATAAAGAAATATTTTTCTCAGATTATCATTTCTGAAGATGTGGGGGTTCACAAACCTCATCCAGCTATTTACAGTCATTCGCTAGTGGCCGCGCAGGCAAACAAAGAAGAGAGTGTAATGATTGGCGACAGTATTGAAGCCGATATCCGCGGCGCTCAGGCCTTTGGTCTTGATGCTATCTACTTCAATCCAAATGGACTTGAAGAACCGGCAGACGTTAAAAAAAGTATTCGTGAACTGGCCGAGTTAACACGGTTATTTTAA
- the upp gene encoding uracil phosphoribosyltransferase yields the protein MAFILSDQNSIANQFIAEMRNVEVQQDRMRFRRNMERLGEIFAYEISKTLSYEPTEVETPLGVSETSLLGEHPVLMTIVRAGLPLHQGLLNYFDQADCGFIGAYRKTKKSGAFEIAKKYVTSPDLKDKIVIMVDPMLATGSSMVLSCKELLGTYAIKELHIVAAISSEEGLEHVKAYLPKAKLWIGVVDSEMTSKAYIVPGLGDAGDLAFGEKV from the coding sequence ATGGCTTTCATTTTAAGTGATCAAAATAGTATCGCCAATCAGTTTATTGCAGAAATGCGTAACGTGGAGGTACAACAAGACCGCATGCGGTTTCGCCGTAATATGGAGCGTTTGGGAGAAATATTTGCTTACGAAATAAGCAAAACGCTATCTTACGAACCCACAGAAGTAGAAACCCCACTTGGTGTTTCTGAAACCTCCTTGTTAGGAGAACATCCGGTTTTAATGACGATTGTGAGAGCCGGGCTACCCCTACATCAGGGCCTGTTGAACTACTTCGACCAAGCAGACTGTGGTTTTATCGGTGCATATCGGAAAACAAAAAAAAGTGGTGCATTTGAGATTGCCAAAAAGTACGTGACTTCGCCTGACTTAAAAGACAAAATTGTTATTATGGTTGACCCCATGCTGGCAACCGGCAGTAGCATGGTTTTATCTTGTAAAGAGCTTTTGGGCACCTATGCCATTAAGGAATTACATATTGTGGCGGCCATATCCAGTGAAGAGGGTTTAGAACATGTAAAAGCTTACCTTCCCAAGGCTAAATTGTGGATAGGTGTGGTGGATAGTGAGATGACAAGCAAAGCTTATATTGTGCCCGGCTTGGGGGATGCGGGAGATTTAGCTTTTGGCGAAAAGGTTTAG
- the recJ gene encoding single-stranded-DNA-specific exonuclease RecJ: MQKRWVERHKADTKIVSAMATALKIDNILATLLAQRGVYTFEQARDFFRPELPHLHDPFLMKDMDLAISRIERAMGMKEHILIYGDYDVDGTTAVAVLCSFLRRFYSHIGYYIPDRYKEGYGISTQGIDYAEANNFTLIIALDCGVKSVDKVDYAQRKGIDFIIGDHHTPGDELPKAVAVLDPKRNDCAYPYKELSGCGIAFKIIQALAKTNQLAEAEVYQYLDLVAVSIASDIVPINGENRVLAYYGLKKLNSNPCFGLQALIDLSSKSSDLTLTDVVFQIGPRINAAGRIDDAKDAVKLLMAKSMEEAKTCCGLIDIQNMQRKDFDARITAEALEQIQGDEAQLMRKTTVVYQEDWHKGVIGIVASRLTEKYYRPTIVLTKSNGHVAGSARSVAGFDLYEALSACSDLLEQFGGHKYAAGLTMKVENVPALQARFEEVVAQHITPELLEPEIAIDAVIRLSEITPKFFRVLKQFAPFGPENNAPIFLAKNVYTVGEAVLVGMNHLKMTVTQERAPSFDCIGFGLGDFLPQINKGIPFDACFSIEENIWREKRSVQLNLKGIRLLG, encoded by the coding sequence ATGCAAAAGAGGTGGGTAGAAAGGCATAAAGCAGATACAAAAATCGTGAGCGCGATGGCAACGGCGCTTAAAATTGATAACATATTAGCAACTTTATTGGCACAACGTGGCGTGTACACTTTCGAACAGGCACGCGATTTCTTTAGACCCGAACTGCCTCATTTACACGATCCGTTCCTGATGAAAGATATGGATCTCGCTATTTCAAGAATAGAACGGGCGATGGGGATGAAAGAACATATTCTGATTTACGGCGATTATGATGTGGATGGGACAACAGCTGTTGCTGTGTTATGCAGCTTCTTAAGACGTTTCTATAGTCATATAGGTTACTACATTCCAGATCGTTATAAAGAAGGTTATGGTATATCTACGCAAGGAATAGACTATGCTGAAGCAAATAATTTCACCTTGATTATTGCGTTAGATTGTGGAGTAAAATCCGTAGATAAGGTCGATTACGCGCAGCGTAAAGGTATCGACTTTATTATAGGTGATCATCACACACCTGGTGATGAGTTACCGAAAGCCGTTGCCGTACTTGATCCTAAACGTAATGACTGTGCCTACCCTTATAAAGAACTATCGGGCTGTGGTATCGCATTTAAGATTATCCAGGCATTGGCAAAAACCAATCAGTTAGCCGAAGCTGAAGTTTATCAATACTTAGATCTTGTAGCCGTAAGTATTGCTTCTGATATTGTACCTATTAATGGTGAGAATAGGGTGTTGGCATACTATGGGCTAAAAAAACTCAATAGCAACCCGTGTTTTGGTTTGCAGGCCCTGATTGATCTGTCGTCTAAAAGTAGCGATCTGACATTAACGGACGTGGTTTTTCAGATAGGCCCCCGTATCAATGCTGCGGGAAGAATTGATGATGCAAAAGATGCTGTTAAACTTTTAATGGCTAAGAGTATGGAAGAGGCGAAAACCTGTTGTGGACTGATTGATATACAAAATATGCAGCGAAAAGATTTTGACGCACGCATTACGGCAGAGGCATTGGAACAGATACAAGGTGATGAAGCACAATTGATGCGGAAAACAACAGTAGTATACCAGGAAGATTGGCATAAGGGCGTTATTGGCATTGTGGCCTCAAGGTTAACCGAGAAATATTATAGACCAACTATTGTGTTGACTAAATCGAATGGGCATGTGGCAGGATCGGCACGATCGGTTGCAGGCTTCGACCTTTATGAAGCCCTGTCGGCATGTAGCGATCTATTGGAACAGTTCGGCGGTCATAAATATGCTGCCGGTTTAACCATGAAAGTAGAAAATGTGCCCGCCCTTCAGGCACGTTTTGAAGAAGTCGTGGCACAACATATTACACCTGAACTATTGGAACCTGAAATAGCGATTGATGCAGTGATCAGACTATCAGAAATTACGCCGAAATTCTTTCGCGTACTTAAACAATTTGCTCCTTTTGGTCCGGAAAATAATGCTCCTATATTTCTTGCGAAAAATGTGTATACGGTAGGAGAAGCAGTATTGGTAGGAATGAATCACCTAAAAATGACCGTTACACAGGAGCGGGCACCATCTTTTGACTGTATAGGTTTTGGCTTAGGAGATTTCTTACCGCAAATTAATAAAGGCATACCTTTTGACGCATGTTTTAGCATAGAGGAAAACATATGGCGGGAAAAGCGCAGTGTGCAGCTGAATCTGAAAGGTATCCGGTTGCTGGGGTAA
- a CDS encoding sensor histidine kinase, producing the protein MRHFFLIWMMLISAMIADAQQKLSFNQDSLLQIIQNSDSEETQKIKALQDLSDHWLYIDSAKAMDYAKQAFAKSAKTGDETTIAIGHYYVGGVYMEHYNLIEAKKEYQQAIPLLKRDSSYYAQRYLARVWHDLGAVYQREDDIEGFLDMLTNNACPILEKIGDSILLASNYYDIGNIFVSIKQYDKALHYFKTAATILADHSKYADAVDSYLGVVKALLYEEDFTEEKKLAMQSYLDKAHAILVKHPDAHPWVNYYTMQGMYYQYVEENPQKALRSYDDGLDFVNKRQEEYVGLELLNRKYYLFYDQERYPEAREMVYALYQKTSKYPLSSNKLIYLRNLVNVEEALGNKDKAFQFMKEYVAFADTVNKKQTNIKLNLIEQKYEHEKKEREIVELKAENQLKSAALKYNKAMLTFTVAAVACLLILLVLGYLLYNNKQKIAHQQDQLHEEQMQRMKKEQQVNFFNAMIQGQEQERKRLAGELHDGLGGLLSNVKLLLSKNPCLGDSSQAKQQHQLILAKLDTAVNELRRIARNMMPETLLRFGLATALRDFCDDLEKSGVNISLQTYGLSLTAEKSQQIMIYRILQELISNAVRHAEAKNILVQCIQDDEKVYLTVEDDGKGFAMKEVQDKKGIGLHNVKNRVAYLNGLLDIQSENNIGTTINIEFNVNTQTEHIPAYSG; encoded by the coding sequence ATGCGCCATTTTTTTTTGATATGGATGATGCTGATTTCCGCAATGATAGCAGATGCACAGCAGAAACTGTCCTTCAATCAGGATAGTTTGTTACAGATCATCCAAAACAGCGATTCAGAAGAAACGCAAAAAATCAAAGCCCTTCAGGACCTTTCTGATCATTGGCTGTATATAGATTCTGCAAAAGCCATGGACTATGCAAAGCAGGCCTTTGCAAAAAGTGCAAAAACAGGTGATGAAACCACCATCGCAATCGGTCATTATTACGTGGGCGGTGTATATATGGAACATTATAACCTGATAGAAGCTAAAAAAGAGTATCAACAGGCCATTCCCTTACTAAAACGCGACTCATCCTATTATGCCCAACGTTATTTGGCCCGCGTTTGGCATGACCTGGGAGCAGTATACCAGAGAGAAGATGATATAGAAGGGTTTTTGGATATGCTGACAAATAACGCCTGTCCTATTCTGGAAAAAATAGGCGATTCGATCTTGCTGGCTAGCAATTATTACGATATCGGAAATATCTTCGTAAGTATCAAACAATACGATAAAGCCCTTCATTATTTTAAAACAGCAGCTACTATTTTGGCAGATCATTCCAAATACGCCGATGCGGTGGATAGCTATTTGGGCGTGGTAAAGGCATTATTGTATGAGGAAGATTTTACTGAAGAAAAGAAATTAGCCATGCAGTCTTATTTAGATAAGGCGCATGCGATATTAGTTAAACATCCTGACGCGCACCCGTGGGTAAATTACTATACCATGCAGGGGATGTATTATCAGTATGTGGAAGAAAACCCCCAAAAAGCCCTGCGGAGTTACGATGACGGACTGGATTTCGTTAATAAGCGACAGGAAGAGTATGTGGGATTGGAGTTGCTAAATCGCAAGTACTACCTATTTTACGATCAGGAGCGTTATCCAGAAGCTAGGGAGATGGTATATGCGCTATACCAAAAAACGTCAAAATACCCGCTATCCAGCAATAAACTGATTTACCTTCGGAATTTGGTAAATGTGGAAGAAGCGCTGGGTAACAAAGACAAAGCTTTTCAGTTTATGAAAGAATATGTTGCTTTTGCAGATACCGTTAATAAAAAACAAACCAATATTAAGCTAAATCTTATTGAACAGAAATATGAACATGAAAAAAAAGAGCGCGAAATTGTGGAGCTTAAGGCGGAGAACCAGCTAAAATCAGCTGCGCTAAAATATAATAAAGCCATGTTAACATTTACCGTAGCCGCTGTTGCCTGCTTACTTATACTACTGGTGCTTGGATATCTTCTATATAATAACAAACAGAAAATTGCCCACCAGCAAGATCAATTGCATGAGGAGCAAATGCAGCGGATGAAGAAAGAGCAGCAAGTGAATTTCTTCAATGCCATGATTCAGGGACAGGAACAGGAGCGAAAGCGACTGGCAGGTGAACTGCATGACGGTTTGGGAGGGCTGCTTTCCAATGTAAAGCTATTGTTGTCGAAAAATCCATGTTTGGGCGATAGCTCGCAGGCAAAACAGCAACATCAACTAATTTTGGCAAAACTGGATACGGCAGTTAATGAATTGAGAAGAATAGCACGGAATATGATGCCCGAAACCTTATTGCGTTTCGGATTAGCTACAGCCTTACGTGATTTTTGTGACGACTTGGAAAAATCAGGTGTCAATATCTCTTTGCAAACTTATGGCTTGTCGCTAACGGCAGAAAAGAGCCAACAGATTATGATCTACCGAATACTTCAAGAGCTTATCAGTAATGCTGTTCGGCACGCCGAGGCCAAGAATATTTTGGTGCAGTGCATACAGGATGATGAAAAAGTATATTTAACCGTGGAAGATGATGGAAAGGGCTTTGCGATGAAAGAAGTTCAAGATAAAAAAGGGATTGGCTTACATAATGTAAAAAACCGGGTTGCTTATCTGAACGGCCTATTGGATATACAATCGGAAAACAATATAGGAACAACTATTAATATTGAATTTAATGTCAATACACAGACAGAACATATCCCTGCTTATAGTGGATGA